Proteins found in one Mucilaginibacter gracilis genomic segment:
- a CDS encoding alpha-ketoglutarate-dependent dioxygenase AlkB family protein, with amino-acid sequence MEQLSFFDTEDNLPQDILEYKPNFFDANESRQIFKTLLEQTPWKQESQYMYGREVKTPRLTAWYGDESSYYKFSGQQFIPLKWTDQLLNIKLKIEPAAGVLFNSVLLNYYRDNNDSVAWHSDDEPELGINPLIASVNFGQTRRFDVRHKANHKQKYSVNLENGSLLLMKGDVQHQWEHQVPKSAKVLKGRINLTFRTII; translated from the coding sequence ATGGAACAATTAAGCTTTTTTGATACCGAGGATAATTTGCCGCAAGATATTCTGGAATATAAACCCAATTTTTTTGATGCTAACGAAAGCAGGCAGATATTTAAAACATTACTGGAGCAAACTCCCTGGAAACAGGAGTCGCAATATATGTATGGCCGAGAAGTGAAAACGCCGAGGCTTACGGCCTGGTACGGCGACGAAAGTAGTTATTACAAGTTTTCCGGTCAGCAATTTATACCACTCAAGTGGACCGATCAATTGTTGAATATTAAGTTAAAGATAGAACCCGCCGCCGGGGTATTGTTTAACAGTGTTTTATTGAATTACTACCGTGATAATAATGATTCTGTGGCTTGGCATAGTGATGATGAACCAGAATTAGGCATTAATCCTTTAATAGCCTCAGTAAATTTTGGCCAAACGCGCCGCTTTGATGTGCGGCATAAAGCAAACCACAAGCAAAAATATTCTGTTAACCTCGAAAACGGTTCGCTGTTGCTTATGAAAGGCGACGTGCAACATCAATGGGAGCATCAGGTTCCAAAATCGGCCAAAGTGCTTAAAGGCCGAATTAATTTAACTTTTCGCACCATAATATAG
- a CDS encoding glycoside hydrolase family 130 protein: protein MKDIARRFTQNPLLSPADLVPSLAGLKVACLLNPGVFRFDNKIWLLVRVAERPEQSEVFISFPILTESGTTEIMEIALDDADLIATDARVVKYKGVDYLTTLSHLRLLCSDDGIKFYEPDNYPALYGAGALQTFGIEDCRVTLLEGTYYLTFTAVSASGVGVGLRTTKNWQHFEQHGMILPPHNKDCAIFEEKVNGMFYALHRPSSVDIGGNYIWLAQSPDGLHWGNHKCIVKTRANSWDNARVGAGASPIKTEKGWLEIYHGANYQHQYCLGAFLLDINDPSKVIARTVDPIMVPTETYELTGFFGEVVFTNGHVIDGDTITIYYGAADEFVCGATFSLREIFGALGV from the coding sequence ATGAAAGATATTGCCCGTCGCTTTACTCAAAATCCTTTGCTTTCGCCTGCCGATTTGGTGCCCAGTTTAGCAGGTTTAAAAGTAGCCTGCCTGTTAAATCCCGGTGTATTTAGGTTTGATAATAAAATATGGCTGCTGGTGCGTGTGGCCGAAAGGCCCGAACAAAGCGAGGTATTTATATCGTTCCCAATATTGACCGAAAGCGGTACAACCGAAATTATGGAAATAGCACTTGATGACGCCGATTTGATAGCCACCGATGCCCGGGTTGTTAAATATAAAGGGGTGGATTATTTAACAACACTATCGCACCTGCGTTTGCTTTGCAGCGATGATGGTATTAAATTTTACGAGCCCGATAATTACCCGGCCTTGTACGGAGCAGGCGCATTGCAAACTTTTGGTATTGAAGATTGCCGGGTTACCTTGTTAGAAGGTACTTATTACCTCACCTTTACCGCAGTATCGGCCAGTGGTGTAGGGGTGGGGCTGCGCACCACTAAAAATTGGCAACATTTTGAACAGCACGGCATGATACTACCACCTCATAATAAAGACTGCGCCATTTTTGAAGAAAAAGTGAACGGTATGTTTTATGCCTTGCACCGGCCCAGCAGTGTTGATATTGGCGGTAATTACATTTGGCTTGCACAATCGCCTGACGGGCTGCATTGGGGAAACCACAAATGCATTGTAAAAACCCGTGCCAATAGCTGGGATAATGCCCGCGTAGGGGCTGGTGCATCCCCAATAAAAACAGAAAAGGGATGGCTCGAAATTTACCACGGGGCTAATTACCAGCACCAATATTGTTTAGGAGCTTTTTTGCTTGATATTAACGATCCGTCGAAAGTAATAGCACGCACTGTTGACCCTATTATGGTACCCACCGAAACTTACGAATTAACAGGCTTTTTTGGCGAAGTAGTATTTACCAACGGCCATGTTATTGATGGCGATACCATTACTATATATTATGGCGCAGCAGATGAATTTGTTTGCGGAGCTACTTTTTCGTTGAGAGAAATATTTGGGGCTTTAGGTGTTTAA
- a CDS encoding NRAMP family divalent metal transporter: MEPHKAPIKSKTKFVKFFSLLGPGLVTGAADDDPSGIATYSQTGAQFGYGQLWTALYMLPFMTAVQEACARIGLVTGMGISAVVKKHYSRTVLYSVVALVVIANIINIGADIGAMAAAAQLIIPAPFILLTFAFTIIILLLEIYTNYKVYSKILKWLAITLLAYPLTLFIVHQPWLTILKASVIPHFEFSFSFLFIITGVLGTTISPYMFFWEASQEVEEQKNKGQVKTSWLHIKRMRFDNNFGMIFSEFATWSIIVVGATVLHNSGVHDIKTAADAAKALEPLVHTFPHAGFISKLIFSIGIIGLGMLAIPVLSGSAAYAVAEAFNWRASLNYKIKKAQGFYGVIIVATLIGLIINFIGIDPVKALVYAAVLNGVAAVPLLFLIARIAANQEIMGEYRSKLLSKILLWVTFIAMGSAAIAMFFTL, encoded by the coding sequence ATGGAACCACACAAAGCCCCTATTAAAAGCAAAACCAAGTTTGTTAAGTTTTTTAGTTTACTTGGGCCGGGTTTGGTTACCGGTGCGGCAGACGATGATCCGTCGGGTATTGCAACTTATTCGCAAACGGGCGCGCAATTTGGCTACGGCCAATTATGGACAGCCTTATATATGCTACCTTTTATGACCGCCGTACAAGAGGCCTGCGCACGGATAGGCCTGGTTACCGGCATGGGCATATCGGCAGTGGTAAAAAAGCATTATAGCCGCACAGTACTTTATAGCGTGGTTGCCCTGGTGGTTATAGCAAACATAATTAATATTGGTGCCGATATAGGTGCCATGGCCGCCGCTGCACAATTAATTATACCTGCGCCTTTTATTTTGCTCACCTTTGCCTTCACCATTATCATTTTACTGCTCGAAATATATACCAACTACAAGGTATATTCTAAAATATTGAAATGGCTTGCTATAACCTTGCTTGCTTACCCATTAACGCTTTTTATTGTACACCAGCCATGGCTAACCATTTTAAAAGCAAGCGTAATACCGCACTTTGAATTTTCGTTTTCGTTTTTATTTATCATTACGGGTGTGTTGGGTACTACTATTTCGCCGTACATGTTTTTTTGGGAGGCATCGCAAGAGGTTGAAGAGCAAAAAAACAAAGGCCAGGTTAAAACAAGCTGGCTACATATTAAAAGAATGCGTTTTGATAATAATTTTGGGATGATATTTTCCGAATTTGCCACCTGGAGCATCATTGTAGTGGGCGCAACCGTATTGCACAATAGCGGCGTACACGATATTAAAACGGCTGCCGACGCCGCAAAAGCATTAGAGCCGCTGGTTCACACCTTCCCCCATGCGGGTTTTATATCCAAACTTATATTTTCGATAGGTATTATTGGCCTGGGTATGTTGGCTATACCTGTGCTATCGGGTTCGGCGGCCTATGCCGTTGCCGAAGCATTTAACTGGCGGGCAAGCTTAAACTATAAAATTAAAAAGGCGCAAGGCTTTTATGGTGTTATTATAGTGGCTACACTTATTGGCCTTATAATTAATTTTATTGGGATAGACCCCGTAAAGGCCCTGGTTTACGCAGCCGTACTAAACGGTGTAGCGGCAGTGCCGCTTTTGTTTTTGATTGCCCGGATTGCTGCCAACCAGGAAATTATGGGCGAATACCGAAGCAAACTATTATCAAAAATTTTATTGTGGGTAACCTTTATTGCAATGGGCTCTGCGGCGATAGCTATGTTTTTTACCTTATAA
- a CDS encoding serine hydrolase codes for MKNIFNTSLRLCLCFILLLNNASAQDKPAKIDSLILRANRHGLFNGNVVVADNGKIIYKATIGFADASGKTFLTPQYRFHIGSIAKEFNAVAIMMLQEQGKLNLNDKINKYLPGLPPWANQISIQNLLQYTSGLPDVKWQTVKNDADNMADIKRITKLDFEPGTNYAYNNNNVFLQRRIVESITGMSFKQFVEQKILKPCGMNTAIVDPTDNDTLIARSYNNNRKQDALVYPISGWTCVTLGDFYKWTRVIANFSLISPAATRAILIPVGPNKQAGLGGGTMEGDKLITHIHDGTSLNYQALQVTNTAQGRTVILMTNNKNVSLYDFNSAIQNILDGKPYHEPKKAILDAYQKQLDTLSGKKIIAFYQKLKITNAYDFGFDDEATLNTIGYYLIGKQRIGDAIVVFEYNTALFPQSGNVFDSLAEAYYKQGNKPKALLNYKRLLQLDPTNQTAKDVIAELGK; via the coding sequence ATGAAAAATATATTTAATACAAGCTTACGCCTTTGCCTATGTTTTATACTCTTGCTAAACAATGCATCAGCTCAGGATAAACCCGCTAAAATAGATTCGTTAATACTTAGGGCCAATAGGCATGGTTTGTTTAATGGTAATGTTGTAGTGGCCGATAACGGTAAAATAATTTATAAGGCCACCATTGGTTTCGCCGATGCATCAGGCAAAACCTTTCTTACTCCGCAATATCGTTTTCATATTGGCTCTATTGCTAAGGAGTTTAATGCCGTAGCTATTATGATGCTGCAAGAGCAAGGCAAGCTTAACCTGAACGACAAAATAAATAAATACCTGCCGGGTTTGCCGCCCTGGGCAAACCAAATTAGCATACAAAACTTGTTGCAATATACCAGTGGTTTACCCGATGTTAAATGGCAAACCGTTAAAAACGATGCCGATAACATGGCAGATATAAAACGGATAACCAAGCTTGATTTTGAGCCGGGCACTAATTATGCTTATAATAACAACAACGTATTTCTTCAGCGCCGGATAGTTGAAAGCATTACAGGTATGAGTTTTAAGCAGTTTGTTGAGCAAAAGATATTGAAACCCTGTGGAATGAATACTGCCATTGTTGACCCTACGGATAACGACACTTTAATTGCCCGCAGTTACAACAATAACCGTAAGCAAGATGCCCTGGTATACCCAATATCTGGCTGGACATGTGTTACGCTTGGCGATTTTTATAAATGGACAAGGGTAATAGCCAATTTTAGTTTGATAAGTCCGGCAGCTACCCGGGCAATTTTAATACCGGTTGGCCCAAATAAGCAAGCCGGTTTAGGGGGCGGAACAATGGAAGGCGATAAGCTGATAACCCATATACACGACGGTACAAGCCTTAACTACCAGGCCCTGCAAGTAACAAACACCGCGCAAGGCCGAACGGTGATATTAATGACTAACAATAAAAACGTTAGCCTTTACGATTTTAATTCGGCCATCCAAAATATTCTGGATGGCAAACCTTATCACGAGCCCAAAAAAGCTATTCTTGATGCCTATCAAAAACAACTGGATACCTTAAGCGGTAAAAAAATAATAGCCTTTTATCAAAAACTAAAGATTACCAATGCCTACGATTTTGGTTTCGACGACGAAGCAACCCTAAATACCATAGGTTATTACCTGATAGGGAAACAGCGTATAGGCGATGCCATTGTTGTGTTTGAATATAATACCGCGCTATTCCCGCAATCGGGCAATGTTTTTGATAGTTTAGCCGAAGCTTATTACAAGCAAGGCAATAAACCGAAGGCCTTGCTAAACTATAAGCGCTTGTTACAACTTGACCCAACTAACCAAACGGCTAAGGATGTTATTGCCGAGTTGGGGAAATAA
- a CDS encoding UPF0175 family protein, which translates to MLLPSWGNNSDEGLGDVIVVLKIYLYLYVMTTMTLQVPDVLEKEHDETVRFLAAKLYEADKLSLSQAADMCGMRKWNFAEILANYGVHYLDSSISSDLNNV; encoded by the coding sequence ATGTTATTGCCGAGTTGGGGAAATAATAGTGACGAAGGTTTGGGCGATGTGATTGTTGTATTAAAGATTTATCTTTATCTTTATGTTATGACTACGATGACACTACAGGTTCCGGATGTGCTTGAAAAGGAACACGACGAAACCGTTCGTTTTCTCGCAGCAAAATTATACGAGGCTGATAAATTATCTTTAAGCCAGGCTGCGGATATGTGCGGGATGAGAAAATGGAATTTTGCTGAAATATTGGCTAATTATGGTGTTCATTATCTTGATTCAAGTATATCTTCGGATTTAAATAATGTCTGA